AGCGAATATATCTTTTTCATACTAACCATCCTTTGGTTTAGTAATAGAAGAAAATATTGCTCTACATTGAAAATATAGTAATAAGCCCCTACTGATTATATTTATCGCGACAGGCTCTTTGCCTGCCGCGAATTAACTCTAGCACAGTGTGATATTTATATATTCCGAAAATAGAGTGCAGTTAGCGCACATTAAAATGCAGCGCCCCCTCCAGCTCCTCTTCCGCTTCATCAAACAGCAGGATCAGCGCCCCGAAACGGCGGCGCTTCTTCTCCGGCAGATGGATAAAAGCAATCTCCAACGGCAGCGGTAACGCTTCCCCCATTACCGCATCCCACAGCGAATCGAGATCGTGCACCTTCTCCTCTTCAAGGGCGAACTGGCGACAAAAATCGCGATAGAAGGCGCGCTGATCGGCGATCTCTTTGAAATCGAAGGTGTAGGTTTTCATGCTCTCCATCATCTGCCGTTCCACTGTTTATAAACCGCCTAAATGTAGCGTTTTCACTTCCATAAACTCGTCTAATCCCAGCACGGAGCCTTCGCGGCCTAAACCCGACTCCTTCACGCCGCCAAAAGGCGCGACTTCGGTCGATACCGCACACTCGTTCACGCCAATCATGCCGCTCTCCAGCGCCTGCGAAACGCGGAACACCCGTTGCAGGTTTTGCGTATAGAAGTAGGCTGCCAGCCCAAACGGCGTGGCGTTGGCGCGTTTGATCACCTCCTCTTCGCTGGTGAAGCGGAAGCAGGCGCCAAGCGGGCCGAAGGTCTCTTCCTGCGCCAGTTTCATGCCATCGCTACAGTCACCGAGCACCGTCGGCTGCCAGAAGTTACCGCCCAGCGCGTGCGGTTCGCCGCCGGTCAGCACTTTCGCGTCTTTCGCTACCGCATCTTCAACATGCTCACGCACCTTATCGACAGCGGACGACTCAATCAGCGGGCCAACGACTACCCCCTCCTCCATGCCATTACCCACTTTCAGCGCCTTAACCGCCTCGCTCAGCTTGCGGGTAAACTCGTCATAGACACCCTCCTGGATATAGAAGCGGTTAACGCTGACGCACACCTGGCCTGCGTTGCGGAACTTGTTCGCCACCGCGCCCTGCACTGCGGCATCAATATCCGCATCATCAAAGACGATATAGGGCGCGTTTCCGCCCAGCTCCATTGAGACCTTTTTCATCGTCTCGGCAGCGTTACGCACCAGCGTTTTGCCCACCGCCGTTGAGCCGGTGAAGGAGATTTTGCGCACCTCCGGGCTTGCCATAATGGCATCGCTGATCTCAGAGGTTGTGCCAGCGACCGCATTCAGCACGCCATCCGGGACACCCGCTTTTTTCGCCAGCGTTAACAGCGCAAAGGCGCTCAGCGGCGTATTGTTGGCGGGCTTGATCACCCCGGTACAGCCTGCGGCTAATGCCGGGCCGAGCTTGCGCGTCAGCATCGCCATCGGGAAGTTCCACGGCGTAATTGCCGCCACCACGCCGATAGGTTCCCGGGTCGCCAGAATGCGCGATCCCGGCTTAACCGGCGGAATGATCTCGCCGTTGGCGCGTTTTGCCTGCTCGGCAAACCACTGAATAAAGCTGGCGGCGTATTCGACTTCGCCCTCCGCCTCCTTCAACGGCTTACCCTGCTCGCTGGTCATCAAACGCCCCAGCCAGCTTTTGTTCTCGATAATCAGTTCATACCAGCGATAGAGAATGGTTGAGCGCTCTTTGGCGGTTTTTGCCCGCCAGGCGGGAAAGGCGCGCGCCGCGGCGGCTATCGCCTCTTCGGTCTCTTTTTTCCCCGCTTTCGCCACGCGCGCGATCACCTCGCCGCTGGCCGGGTTCAGAACCTCAAAGGTGGTCTCCAGGGTTTTCCAGACGCCATCGACCAGATAACCGGTCTGAAAAAGCGCACTCTCCTGCAATGCCTGCGTGCTCATGAGTTCTCCTGATCTGCGGTGTGTTGATTCTCCTGTGAAGTATAGTCATAAAAAAACCGACGCTTAGGGCGTCGGCTTTGTCATTAATTGCTGGTTAGCGCGTGTTGATACTTATGTAGCATGCCGGTTAACCGCTCGACCGGCTCCGTCACCTGCGGCGAGGCATTCCACTCACGCAGTTTCTGCTGATACACCGCCAGCTCTTCAAGCAACTGGGTAAAGTAGCGACGCCGTTTGGTATCGGATCCGGCGGCGATCACCTCAGAGGCGGTGCGGCGCAACTGCCGGTGGAACGCCGAGAGATCGTCATTGATCGGCACCGGCGCATCGCGTAGCCGCTGGTGGGCAATGATCAGCGTTAACGCCAGGCGGAACTTCGCCACATCGCCGGGAAACTTATTCAGCAGCAGAAAGAGCTGTTGATAGAGCGCCGGGAGGTGGTTCTCTTTACGCCGGGCGGTGTTGGTGGTCATTGCCGAGACCGCCGCCGAGACAAACTGGTTAAGCAGCACGCGTCCGGTGCGTGCCTGCGAGTTATCGCGCACCAGCAGGATCACCGTTATCGCCAGCACCACGCCCACTAATTGCCCCAAGGCACTATCGAGGAAGAAGCTGAACTTGAAGGTCATCGGGTTATCCAGCACCAGAATATTGATGGTGCCTGCCAGCGTCGCCATCGATCCCAGCCGCCGTTTCTGCACTTCGATGCCAATAAAAAAGGCCAGCACCGCAAGGCTGATACAGAGCAGCAGCATGCTTTGCTGGGTGGCGGGCAGAATAACCAGGAAGTAGAGCGCGCCTATCGGTAGCGCCCACAGCATGCCGTAGACGAAATCTTTCGCCACCATAATCGGATTGGGCAGCCGCATCGCCAGCGAGGTGACAACGGCAATCATCACCATCGCCCCGCTGCCGGAGGTCCAGCCGGTCCACAGCCAGAAGAGCGTGCCGAGGGCGCAGGAGAGCGTGGTGCGCCAGAAGTTAATCATTGCGTGGTGGCGCTCGGCGGATTCCGCTTTCACCACCGCTTCGCCCCGCAGCACCTCCTCTTCGATGGCGCTGATTTTGGTATTGCCAATCACGCCGCGCTTAAGCAGCAGGTAGCGCGTCGCCGCCCCGACCCAGCTGTAGAGCGTCACCGGCGTGTCGCGCTCGCCGGTCCAGATAATCACCCGCCGCATGCGTTTTAACTGCCGGTGTACGTCCTGCACCGTTTCGACCGGCTCGTCGAACAGCTCGCGAAAGGTATCGGTGATCAGATCCGGGCGCGTGTTCTGAATCAGGTAGGTCTCGCACGCCTGGGTAATCAGCGTCAGCGAGAGGGTGTTGATTACCTTCAGACGGCGGTTTGCCAGCCCCCAGCGCGAGGATTCGATCTTCAGGTTGCTGCGCATACCGTCCAGCCCGGCGGTGCGGCGAACCAGCGCCGCCCAGGCGGCATCGACCTCTTCGCTGTCGCCATGCTTGATACAGAGCTGCATCAACTGATAGTGCGCCACCAGCAGGCTATCGAGCTCGTGATCGATCACCTGCTTCACAGAGCGCGGCGAGAAGAGCAGATCGGCGACAATCGCGCACAAAATCCCCACCACGATCTCACTACAGCGCTCCACGGCGTATTGCGGTGCCAGCAGCGGGTTGGGCTCAATGGTGATAACAATGATCAGCGCCGTGTAGCCCGCCAGCCCCCAGGCGTAGGAGTTCTCAACGCGTATCAGCGAAGAGACCCAGGTACAAAAGCCCGCCCAGATACAGCTCACCAGCAGCATCAGCAGCGGCGTGCGGATCAGCATAATGATGATGGTCAGCCCGGCAATACAGCCGATAAAGGTCCCGGCGATACGCAACATACCCCGGTAGCGGATCGCACCGGAATAAGGCTCACCGCCTGCCGCAAACGCGGGGCCGGCGGCAACAATCGCCGCGGTCAGCACCGCCCAGCGCGGTGTTTCAAGCTGGAAGTGAAAGCCGACAAACAGCGCCAGCACTACCGCGCCAGCAAGCTTGCAGGCAAAGCGCAGATGCTGGCTGGCGATAGAGAACAGCCCCATAGCGATTACCCCAGCTCACGCAGACGGTGGGCGATTTTACGAAACAGCGAATCGTGGCTGGCGTCGCGATCGGTTTTACCGGTAACCACGACGGTTGCGGTGGTGCCCGCCGGCCACAGGTTGCCCTGCTGTTTGTCCAGACGAATGCGCACCGGTACGCGCTGCGCCAGGCGAACCCATTCGAGGTTGGAGTCGACGGTCGCCATCCCTTTGCTGTCATTGGTGCTGCTGGAGTTAGTCACCCCGGCGGCGACGCTGTCGACGGTGCCTTTCAGCACCTGATTGCTGCCTAACGGCGTGATCTCAGCGCGATAACCGGCGCGCACGCCCTCAAGCTTGGTCTCTTCCATATAGGCCAGCACATAGAAACTGTTCTGTTTCACCAGCGCCACGGCGGTGGAGCCGCGAGTAATGAACTCACCGGCATAAACGTTGAGGTTGGTGACCCAGCCATCGGCCGGAGCACGAATAGTGGTGCGCTCCAGATCGAGCTTCGCCAGATCGCGCGTCGCCTGCGCTTTCGCTAACTGATGCAGTTCGGTTTGCAGGGTGTTATTCGCCTGATCAATCTCTTCGCGCGACATTGCCTGAATGCCTAACTGGTTACGACGACCGGCTTCGCGTCGCTTCTCATTGACCAGCGCCTGGTAATAGGCGACATCGGCTTCATCCTGCTCGAGCGCTTTTTGGTAGCGCGGCTGGTCGATGGTGAAGAGCACCTGGCCCTGTTTGACCAACTGGTTATCGTGAACATCAACGCTGGTAACCAGCCCGGTGACATCCGGGGCGATGGCTACCACATCGGCGGTGAAGCGCGCATCACGCGTCCAGGGTGATTCGGTGTAGTAAACCCAGGCGCGGAAAATGGCGATAAACGCCAGGATAACAAGCGCCACGGTGATCGCGGTACGGGTGATATTTCTTGTTAGTGTTTTCACTTCTACCTCAAACAAATAAACGCGACAGCAGGTAAAACAGGCAGCAATAGAGCGCGGTGTTAAACAACGCAGGATGCCAGACAAAATCGTAGATCCCGGTCGGGATCAGCATCCGACGCACCAGCCAGAAAATCGCCAGCGACAAAATCAGCTCGAAAAAAATCGGTGGGAACGACAAACCGAACACCACGATGACGGGAAACAGACTCATGTTGACCTTGGTTTTTTTACGCTTGCAGGTGATAAATCGTTCGTACGCCACCGCAGGAAAGGGCAAGGAGAGCCAGGCGAGAGTGACGTGAATATTATGGATAGATAGTATATTAGCGTAACTGTTATGCTGTTATCTATATTATGTGATCTAAATCACTTTTAAGTCAGAGTGAATAATGGAACGTTTAAAACGCATGTCGGTGTTCGCCAAAGTGGTGGAACTGGGCTCCTTTACCGCCGCTGCACGTCAGTTGCAAATGAGCGTTTCGTCCATCAGCCAGACCGTGGCGAAGCTGGAAGATGAATTGCAGGTGAAGCTGCTGAACCGCAGCACGCGCAGCATTGGGCTGACCGAAGCAGGAAAGATCTACTATCAGGGCTGTCGCAGGATGCTCCATGAGGTGCAGGATGTGCACGAGCAGCTCTACGCCTTTAACAATACGCCCATCGGCACGCTGCGCATCGGTAGCTCTTCAACCATGGCGCAAAATGTGCTGGCAAAAATGACCGCCGAGATGCTGAAAGAGCATCCGGGGCTGTCAGTTAATCTGGTGACGGGCATCCCCGCGCCGGATCTTATCGCCGACGGGCTGGACGTGGTGATCCGCGTGGGCGCGTTGCAGGATTCCAGCCTCTTCTCCCGCCGCCTCGGCACCATGCCGATGGTGGTCTGCGCGGCCAAAAACTATCTCGCCCACTACGGCACGCCGGAAAAGCCGGCCGATATGGTGAACCACTCGTGGCTGGAGTACAGCGTGCGCCCGGATAACGAGTTTGAGCTGGTGGCCCCGGAAGGGATCGCCACGCGCCTGATCCCGCAGGGGCGGTTTGTCACCAACGATCCGATGACCTTAACCCGCTGGCTAACCGCTGGCGCAGGGATCGCCTACGTGCCGCTGATGTGGGTGATCGATGAGATCAACAGCGGTCAGCTTGAGATCCTGCTCCCGCGCTACCAGTCTGATCCGCGCCCGGTTTACGCGCTCTACACACAGAAAGATAAGCTGCCGCTGAAAGTGCAGGTCTGTATCAACTATTTGACGGATTACTTTATTGAGGTAGCGAAGGTCTACCAGAGCATGCAGGGGCGCAGGGTGTGAAAGCATTCACCCTCTTTGCGCGAAAGAGGGTGAACGGTAAGGATTAAGCCGTGCCGCCGACAGTCAGATTGTCGACCTTCAGCGTCGGTTGACCCACGCCAACCGGCAGGCTCTGCCCCTCTTTGCCGCAGACGCCAACGCCGTTATCAAGCTTCAGATCGTTGCCGACCATGGAGATCTGCTGCATCGCTTCGATGCCAGAGCCAATCAGGGTCGCGCCTTTAACCGCTTTGGTCACTTTGCCTTTTTCAATCAGGTAAGCCTCAGAGGTGGAGAAGACGAACTTGCCGGAGGTAATGTCTACCTGGCCGCCGCCGAAGTTCGGCGCATAGATGCCGTACTCCACGGATTCGATAATCTCTTGCGGCGTCGATTTGCCCGCCAGCATATAGGTGTTGGTCATACGCGGCATCGGCAGATGGGCATAAGACTCACGACGGCCGTTACCGGTCGGTTTCACGCCCATCAGGCGCGCGTTCATCTTGTCCTGCATATAGCCTTTCAGCACGCCGTTTTCGATCAGCGTATTGTACTGGCCCGGCGTCCCTTCATCGTCAATGGCAACTGAACCACGGCGATCGGCGATGGTGCCATCATCGACCACGGTGCAAAGCTCGGAGGCAACCAATTGCCCCATCTGGCCGCTGAATACGGAAGTGCCGCGACGGTTGAAGTCTCCTTCGAGGCCGTGACCGACCGCTTCGTGCAGCAGCACGCCCGGCCAGCCTGCGCCCAGCACCACCGGCAGCGTGCCCGCAGGCGCAGCGACGGCAGAGAGATTGACCAGCGCCATACGCACCGCTTCGTGCGCCCAGGCGTCGGCACGAACTTCACCATCCACCTCTTGCAGGAACCACTCGTAACCGAAACGACCGCCGCCACCGCTGGCACCGCGCTCGCGTTTACCGTCATCTTCAACCTGTACGCTGACAGAGAGACGCACCAGCGGGCGCACATCGGCCGCCAGCGTGCCGTCCGTCGCCGCCACCAGAATCAGCTCGTAGACGCCGGTCAGGCTGGCAGTCACTTCCTGCACCCGCTTGTCGGCAGCGCGTGCCGCTTTATCGACGCGACGCAGGATATCGAGCTTCTCTTCGCGGCTCATGCTTTGCAGCGGATCGATGCTGGTATAGAGGCTCTGATGCTCAACCGCGCCGAGAGTTTTGACTTTACCGTCGCCCTCTTCGCGGACGATGGTGCGCGCGGCCTGCGCGCTCTGCTCTAACGCCAGCAGGCTGATCTGGTCTGCGTAAGCAAAACCGGTTTTCTCGCCGCTGATGGCGCGCACGCCCACGCCCTGGTCAATATTGTACGAACCATCTTTGATGATGCGGTCTTCTAAAACCCAGGATTCGTGATAGCTCGACTGGAAATAGAGGTCGCCGTAGTCAAGACGACGCGCGGTCAGTTGACCGAGAATGGCAAACAGATCCTGATGATTCAGGCCATTCGCTGCCAGCAGTTGTTCACTCACCAGATTAAGACTCATCATGTTTTCTCGTCGTTGCCGCCACATCGGGCAATAAAAAAGTGCGATACAAGGAGCTTGAGGCAATTCGCTGATGCCGTCAAATCATTGCTTTTTGTCGGTGCGCGGCTGGCGCATCACTTCGTTGATCTGCGGCTGGTCTACCGGGCCGGTAATGCGGTAGCGCAAAATGGAGACTTTATTCCACAGCGGACCCAGCACTTTGCTGGCCGCGAACACCGCCGCGCCGACGATCGGGTTAACGGCAAACGCCGCCGCCACGCCAACGGTCGCGGAGATTTCCGGTGCCACCACCGCTTCAACATCGAGCTGGCGACGCACCAGATCCACCGAGCCTTTCATCGCAATATCCGCTTCCAGTCCATCGACCAGCGTGTCATCAGTGTGCAGCACGCCATCTTTGATCCACGCCGTGCTGCGAATGGAGTCAAACCAGAAGCCCTCATTACTGAAGGTGTCGCTGAAATCAAAGCGCAGCTTGCGCAGCAGCGAATCGACGCTGAAGAGGCGCAGGATCTGCCCGGCATGCCCGGTGCTGATATCATCGATTTTGCCTTTGCCGAGGCGCGTGCGCAGAATACCGTTGAGCGATGCTTCCTCCGGCTGCCACGGCGCGCTGCGCCAGTGCAGATCGTAATTGACGTTGAACGGCGCGTCGCGCACCGGCGTCGGCACACCGAAAAAGCCCATCGCCGAATCGAGCTTGTCGCCGCGCAGAATGCCCTTAATGGACGTCCGCTCGCCGCCCGCGCGGTTGACCCACTCGCCGTCGGCGGTCAGGCGTGCCACGCCGCTGTCAACCAGCCCATTTGCCAGCGTCAGCGTATCGCCTTTAATGGCGAAATCGCCCTCGATACGGCCATATTTCTGCCCCCACAGCCAGCACTCTTTACAGCGCAGTTGCAGATCGGGCCAGCCGCTGAAATCAATGCGCTGCTTCTCGCTGAAAAGTGTGGTTGGCGAAGTGATATCTTTCGTCTTCGCGGCGCTCGCCGGGTTGTAGTAGAGATAACGAATATCGGCCTGCCACGGCGCGTTTTTATTGATCTTCAGCGTCGCGTTAAGCTCGCGGCCCTGCGCGTCAACAGTGGTGCCGGCAAACTGCGGCTGCGAGACGATGCTCATGTTATTCCACTGCTGCCCGCCGAGCGTCAGGGCGGGCGTACGCAGCGTGATGCGCGAGGGCAGCGAAGCGCTGCTGCTGACATGGCTTGCTGCGCCCTGATTAAACAGCGCCAGCCACTGCGCGCCGTCCAGCGGCGGCAGATTAAGCTCCAGCCCGCTCTGCTCCGGCAGCGGCGGCGTGGTTTTACTCTCCGAGGTCCAGATGCCGCGATCGAGCGCCAGCTTGCTGCCGAGCAGCCAGCGGCTGTTAAAGTGATTATCCGCGCCTGCGTTACCGGTCAGCGCAAAGCTGTGCAGGTTGCCGTCCACTTTCACCTTCACCGGCAGCGCTTGGCCTGCCCGCTTTTCAAGCGGCGGCGGTAAGGTGCTGGCGATATTGCCGAGATCGCCTGCCAGGTTGACC
This Kosakonia cowanii JCM 10956 = DSM 18146 DNA region includes the following protein-coding sequences:
- the aaeA gene encoding p-hydroxybenzoic acid efflux pump subunit AaeA, which translates into the protein MKTLTRNITRTAITVALVILAFIAIFRAWVYYTESPWTRDARFTADVVAIAPDVTGLVTSVDVHDNQLVKQGQVLFTIDQPRYQKALEQDEADVAYYQALVNEKRREAGRRNQLGIQAMSREEIDQANNTLQTELHQLAKAQATRDLAKLDLERTTIRAPADGWVTNLNVYAGEFITRGSTAVALVKQNSFYVLAYMEETKLEGVRAGYRAEITPLGSNQVLKGTVDSVAAGVTNSSSTNDSKGMATVDSNLEWVRLAQRVPVRIRLDKQQGNLWPAGTTATVVVTGKTDRDASHDSLFRKIAHRLRELG
- the aaeB gene encoding p-hydroxybenzoic acid efflux pump subunit AaeB; this translates as MGLFSIASQHLRFACKLAGAVVLALFVGFHFQLETPRWAVLTAAIVAAGPAFAAGGEPYSGAIRYRGMLRIAGTFIGCIAGLTIIIMLIRTPLLMLLVSCIWAGFCTWVSSLIRVENSYAWGLAGYTALIIVITIEPNPLLAPQYAVERCSEIVVGILCAIVADLLFSPRSVKQVIDHELDSLLVAHYQLMQLCIKHGDSEEVDAAWAALVRRTAGLDGMRSNLKIESSRWGLANRRLKVINTLSLTLITQACETYLIQNTRPDLITDTFRELFDEPVETVQDVHRQLKRMRRVIIWTGERDTPVTLYSWVGAATRYLLLKRGVIGNTKISAIEEEVLRGEAVVKAESAERHHAMINFWRTTLSCALGTLFWLWTGWTSGSGAMVMIAVVTSLAMRLPNPIMVAKDFVYGMLWALPIGALYFLVILPATQQSMLLLCISLAVLAFFIGIEVQKRRLGSMATLAGTINILVLDNPMTFKFSFFLDSALGQLVGVVLAITVILLVRDNSQARTGRVLLNQFVSAAVSAMTTNTARRKENHLPALYQQLFLLLNKFPGDVAKFRLALTLIIAHQRLRDAPVPINDDLSAFHRQLRRTASEVIAAGSDTKRRRYFTQLLEELAVYQQKLREWNASPQVTEPVERLTGMLHKYQHALTSN
- the tldD gene encoding metalloprotease TldD — its product is MSLNLVSEQLLAANGLNHQDLFAILGQLTARRLDYGDLYFQSSYHESWVLEDRIIKDGSYNIDQGVGVRAISGEKTGFAYADQISLLALEQSAQAARTIVREEGDGKVKTLGAVEHQSLYTSIDPLQSMSREEKLDILRRVDKAARAADKRVQEVTASLTGVYELILVAATDGTLAADVRPLVRLSVSVQVEDDGKRERGASGGGGRFGYEWFLQEVDGEVRADAWAHEAVRMALVNLSAVAAPAGTLPVVLGAGWPGVLLHEAVGHGLEGDFNRRGTSVFSGQMGQLVASELCTVVDDGTIADRRGSVAIDDEGTPGQYNTLIENGVLKGYMQDKMNARLMGVKPTGNGRRESYAHLPMPRMTNTYMLAGKSTPQEIIESVEYGIYAPNFGGGQVDITSGKFVFSTSEAYLIEKGKVTKAVKGATLIGSGIEAMQQISMVGNDLKLDNGVGVCGKEGQSLPVGVGQPTLKVDNLTVGGTA
- a CDS encoding NAD-dependent succinate-semialdehyde dehydrogenase gives rise to the protein MSTQALQESALFQTGYLVDGVWKTLETTFEVLNPASGEVIARVAKAGKKETEEAIAAAARAFPAWRAKTAKERSTILYRWYELIIENKSWLGRLMTSEQGKPLKEAEGEVEYAASFIQWFAEQAKRANGEIIPPVKPGSRILATREPIGVVAAITPWNFPMAMLTRKLGPALAAGCTGVIKPANNTPLSAFALLTLAKKAGVPDGVLNAVAGTTSEISDAIMASPEVRKISFTGSTAVGKTLVRNAAETMKKVSMELGGNAPYIVFDDADIDAAVQGAVANKFRNAGQVCVSVNRFYIQEGVYDEFTRKLSEAVKALKVGNGMEEGVVVGPLIESSAVDKVREHVEDAVAKDAKVLTGGEPHALGGNFWQPTVLGDCSDGMKLAQEETFGPLGACFRFTSEEEVIKRANATPFGLAAYFYTQNLQRVFRVSQALESGMIGVNECAVSTEVAPFGGVKESGLGREGSVLGLDEFMEVKTLHLGGL
- the aaeR gene encoding HTH-type transcriptional activator AaeR, translated to MERLKRMSVFAKVVELGSFTAAARQLQMSVSSISQTVAKLEDELQVKLLNRSTRSIGLTEAGKIYYQGCRRMLHEVQDVHEQLYAFNNTPIGTLRIGSSSTMAQNVLAKMTAEMLKEHPGLSVNLVTGIPAPDLIADGLDVVIRVGALQDSSLFSRRLGTMPMVVCAAKNYLAHYGTPEKPADMVNHSWLEYSVRPDNEFELVAPEGIATRLIPQGRFVTNDPMTLTRWLTAGAGIAYVPLMWVIDEINSGQLEILLPRYQSDPRPVYALYTQKDKLPLKVQVCINYLTDYFIEVAKVYQSMQGRRV
- the aaeX gene encoding p-hydroxybenzoic acid efflux pump operon protein AaeX — translated: MSLFPVIVVFGLSFPPIFFELILSLAIFWLVRRMLIPTGIYDFVWHPALFNTALYCCLFYLLSRLFV